From Tripterygium wilfordii isolate XIE 37 chromosome 13, ASM1340144v1, whole genome shotgun sequence, the proteins below share one genomic window:
- the LOC120012030 gene encoding dehydrodolichyl diphosphate synthase 6-like isoform X1, with translation MNCLHSLPHIVLELAGFKGDTRQLLQVSETSAGWFNFSSSIMVGKYVGQLFGSLGVVMRRCMFNVLSVGPIPNHLAFIMDGNRRYAKKRNLEFGAGHKAGFLSLISILKYCYELGVKYVTVFAFGTDNFNRRPEEVQMLMDLMLEKIEGLLEQESILYQYGVRVLFIGNLKLLKEPVRVGMEKAMKATANNTRSVLLVCVSYSSQAELKHAIRESCKDKSHVVEALNSVDKAYGSTVTKESEECEKISSVFSHDRTQDFCQDELDESGAHKASSVCNNLTVGISNGVIKDDEKIKGECCIVKMVDIKKKMYMAVAPDPDVLIRSSGETRLSNFLLWQTTNCSLYAPASLWPEMGLWEIVWATIIYQRNYFYFERKKKQL, from the exons ATGAACTGTTTGCATTCTTTGCCACACATTGTATTGGAACTTGCAG GTTTCAAGGGTGATACAAGGCAGCTACTGCAAGTTTCAGAGACATCTGCAG GCTGGTTTAATTTCAGTTCTTCAATAATGGTGGGAAAGTATGTTGGTCAGCTATTTGGAAGTTTGGGTGTTGTTATGAGAAGATGCATGTTTAATGTTTTATCTGTCGGTCCCATCCCCAATCATTTAGCCTTCATCATGGATGGAAACCGGAGGTACGCTAAGAAGCGGAACCTCGAATTTGGGGCTGGCCATAAGGCTGGGTTTCTATCCCTTATTTCTATACTGAAATACTGTTATGAATTGGGGGTGAAGTATGTCACAGTTTTTGCTTTTGGCACCGATAATTTCAATAGGCGGCCTGAGGAGGTTCAGATGCTGATGGACCTGATGTTGGAAAAGATTGAAGGGTTGCTTGAGCAAGAAAGCATTTTGTACCAATATGGTGTAAGAGTATTATTTATAGGTAACTTGAAACTTCTCAAAGAGCCTGTTAGAGTTGGAATGGAAAAGGCAATGAAGGCTACTGCCAACAACACTAGGTCTGTGCTTTTAGTCTGTGTGTCATACTCTTCGCAAGCTGAGTTAAAGCACGCCATTCGTGAATCCTGCAAAGATAAATCGCATGTAGTTGAAGCATTGAATTCTGTTGATAAAGCTTATGGTAGTACTGTTACCAAAGAATCAGAAGAGTGTGAGAAGATAAGCAGTGTGTTCTCGCACGACCGTACTCAAGATTTCTGCCAAGATGAATTGGATGAATCTGGAGCGCATAAGGCAAGTAGCGTTTGTAATAATTTGACTGTTGGAATAAGTAACGGTGTGATTAAAGACGATGAGAAGATTAAAGGGGAGTGTTGCATTGTAAAGATGGTTGATATTAAGAAGAAAATGTACATGGCAGTAGCTCCTGATCCTGATGTATTGATAAGAAGTTCGGGTGAGACCCGGCTGAGCAATTTTCTACTGTGGCAAACTACCAATTGCTCACTGTACGCTCCGGCTTCACTTTGGCCAGAGATGGGATTGTGGGAAATAGTGTGGGCAACAATTATCTATCAACGGAACTATTTCTAttttgaaaggaaaaagaagCAGTTGTAG
- the LOC120012030 gene encoding dehydrodolichyl diphosphate synthase 6-like isoform X2: MVGKYVGQLFGSLGVVMRRCMFNVLSVGPIPNHLAFIMDGNRRYAKKRNLEFGAGHKAGFLSLISILKYCYELGVKYVTVFAFGTDNFNRRPEEVQMLMDLMLEKIEGLLEQESILYQYGVRVLFIGNLKLLKEPVRVGMEKAMKATANNTRSVLLVCVSYSSQAELKHAIRESCKDKSHVVEALNSVDKAYGSTVTKESEECEKISSVFSHDRTQDFCQDELDESGAHKASSVCNNLTVGISNGVIKDDEKIKGECCIVKMVDIKKKMYMAVAPDPDVLIRSSGETRLSNFLLWQTTNCSLYAPASLWPEMGLWEIVWATIIYQRNYFYFERKKKQL, from the coding sequence ATGGTGGGAAAGTATGTTGGTCAGCTATTTGGAAGTTTGGGTGTTGTTATGAGAAGATGCATGTTTAATGTTTTATCTGTCGGTCCCATCCCCAATCATTTAGCCTTCATCATGGATGGAAACCGGAGGTACGCTAAGAAGCGGAACCTCGAATTTGGGGCTGGCCATAAGGCTGGGTTTCTATCCCTTATTTCTATACTGAAATACTGTTATGAATTGGGGGTGAAGTATGTCACAGTTTTTGCTTTTGGCACCGATAATTTCAATAGGCGGCCTGAGGAGGTTCAGATGCTGATGGACCTGATGTTGGAAAAGATTGAAGGGTTGCTTGAGCAAGAAAGCATTTTGTACCAATATGGTGTAAGAGTATTATTTATAGGTAACTTGAAACTTCTCAAAGAGCCTGTTAGAGTTGGAATGGAAAAGGCAATGAAGGCTACTGCCAACAACACTAGGTCTGTGCTTTTAGTCTGTGTGTCATACTCTTCGCAAGCTGAGTTAAAGCACGCCATTCGTGAATCCTGCAAAGATAAATCGCATGTAGTTGAAGCATTGAATTCTGTTGATAAAGCTTATGGTAGTACTGTTACCAAAGAATCAGAAGAGTGTGAGAAGATAAGCAGTGTGTTCTCGCACGACCGTACTCAAGATTTCTGCCAAGATGAATTGGATGAATCTGGAGCGCATAAGGCAAGTAGCGTTTGTAATAATTTGACTGTTGGAATAAGTAACGGTGTGATTAAAGACGATGAGAAGATTAAAGGGGAGTGTTGCATTGTAAAGATGGTTGATATTAAGAAGAAAATGTACATGGCAGTAGCTCCTGATCCTGATGTATTGATAAGAAGTTCGGGTGAGACCCGGCTGAGCAATTTTCTACTGTGGCAAACTACCAATTGCTCACTGTACGCTCCGGCTTCACTTTGGCCAGAGATGGGATTGTGGGAAATAGTGTGGGCAACAATTATCTATCAACGGAACTATTTCTAttttgaaaggaaaaagaagCAGTTGTAG
- the LOC120013336 gene encoding phosphoserine aminotransferase 2, chloroplastic-like, whose translation MEATAMASSPHSLFLQNPVRHSLLKPNPTTMTIFNVNQLRPRKPLSISCVTQTQDRELIHTQNQEEADRVFNFAAGPANLPLNVLKKSQSELVNWRGSGMSVMEMSHRGKEFKSIIEKAEADLRTLLGIPENYAVLFLQGGATTQFAAIPLNLCKPDDPVDYLVTGSWGDKAFKEAPKYCKPKVIWSGKSEKYTNIPAFDTLNQNPDAKYLHICANETIHGVEFKDYPTPRNATGILIADMSSNFCSKPVDVSKFGIIYAGAQKNIAPSGVTVVIIRKDLIGNAQEITPVMLEYKIHADNNSLYNTPPCWPIYISGLVFEDLLEQGGLAEVEKKNKRKGELLYNAIDESKGFYRCPVEKSVRSLMNVPFTLEKSDLEAEFIKEAAKEKMVQLKGHRSVGGMRASIYNAMPLAGVEKLVAFMKDFQARHA comes from the coding sequence ATGGAAGCTACAGCGATGGCCTCGTCGCCACACTCCCTCTTCCTTCAGAATCCAGTTCGCCACAGCCTCCTCAAGCCCAATCCGACCACTATGACCATCTTCAATGTCAACCAATTGCGACCCAGAAAGCCCCTCTCGATTTCTTGTGTAACCCAAACTCAAGATCGGGAGTTGATCCATACCCAGAATCAGGAGGAGGCAGATCGCGTCTTCAACTTCGCTGCCGGTCCGGCTAATTTGCCCCTAAACGTCCTTAAGAAGTCCCAATCGGAGCTCGTGAACTGGAGGGGATCTGGTATGAGCGTGATGGAGATGAGCCACAGAGGGAAGGAATTCAAGTCAATAATTGAAAAGGCCGAAGCTGATCTCCGTACCCTTCTGGGCATACCTGAGAACTACGCCGTTTTGTTCTTGCAGGGCGGTGCCACCACCCAGTTCGCCGCGATCCCTCTGAATCTTTGCAAACCCGATGACCCGGTTGATTATCTGGTTACCGGGTCGTGGGGGGACAAGGCATTCAAGGAGGCTCCAAAGTACTGTAAGCCAAAGGTGATTTGGTCCGGAAAATCAGAGAAGTATACAAATATACCAGCTTTTGATACTCTGAATCAGAACCCAGATGCCAAATATTTGCATATATGCGCCAATGAGACTATTCATGGAGTTGAGTTCAAGGACTACCCAACTCCCAGAAATGCAACAGGGATCTTGATTGCTGATATGTCATCGAATTTCTGTTCAAAGCCTGTTGATGTCTCCAAATTTGGGATTATCTATGCAGGGGCTCAGAAGAACATAGCTCCATCTGGGGTCACGGTTGTGATAATCAGGAAGGATTTGATTGGAAATGCTCAAGAGATAACTCCGGTGATGTTGGAATACAAGATCCACGCTGATAACAACTCATTATACAATACTCCTCCTTGTTGGCCAATCTACATTAGTGGGTTGGTGTTTGAGGATCTATTGGAGCAAGGAGGTTTGGCGGAGGttgagaagaagaacaagaggaAAGGTGAGTTGCTATACAATGCCATTGATGAGAGTAAAGGGTTTTACAGGTGCCCTGTGGAGAAGTCTGTTAGGTCACTGATGAATGTGCCATTTACACTGGAGAAGTCTGATTTGGAGGCTGAATTTATCAAGGAAGCTGCTAAGGAGAAGATGGTGCAGCTCAAGGGGCATAGGTCAGTTGGAGGGATGAGAGCCTCCATATACAATGCTATGCCTTTGGCTGGTGTTGAGAAGTTGGTTGCTTTCATGAAGGATTTCCAAGCAAGGCATGCTTGA